A genomic stretch from Methanomassiliicoccales archaeon includes:
- a CDS encoding NAD-binding protein: MKILLLGSGKVAEFLARSMQNIIIISNDSDVVNDLKNLLLESQIIYGKCDDEETLQQAGIQDAEVAIIAFEDDDENLRIANFIERFCPRKILIVVKDPSRISAFQKYGVESVICPLVETIKRIENLIYPQSQRVSEIIVLEESELVGRKLMDLDLPANTSIIGVLRGHHLIAAEKDLTLQKGDHIILCTLGVLPPVMEEKLFGKGRKPKPFAKVVAIIEDKYDLTSVLSEASYLAHYTGSELVVASTDQKIAQKAIDGLKDSGTDCTTIILEKSNAIQSFLHDSAISKSEACLAIRPSDLFFRELKRLPDNRISSSGVRVILLCKGLFPYRKILTLFDGSMESEKCLDLSIRVAINLNSGLHIILPFDMRHEIEDKLLYLKRLGRMYGVEVNEEPVEGNIMIEIVSRVRSGEFDLFVYAINSRAIKKDILNRIFTEAPISVMIVTG; this comes from the coding sequence ATGAAAATTCTCCTCTTGGGATCTGGAAAAGTTGCTGAGTTTCTAGCGCGTTCGATGCAAAACATCATCATCATTTCCAACGACTCTGATGTTGTTAATGATTTGAAGAATTTATTGCTAGAATCGCAGATCATTTATGGAAAATGCGATGACGAGGAGACCCTTCAGCAGGCGGGAATTCAAGACGCCGAGGTAGCGATCATCGCATTTGAGGATGATGATGAAAATCTAAGGATTGCGAATTTCATAGAGCGGTTCTGTCCAAGAAAGATCCTCATCGTTGTAAAGGATCCATCAAGAATTTCAGCCTTCCAGAAATATGGTGTGGAAAGTGTTATCTGTCCGCTGGTAGAAACAATCAAGAGAATTGAGAATCTGATCTATCCACAATCGCAGAGAGTTTCGGAAATCATCGTTCTCGAGGAATCTGAGCTTGTTGGCCGAAAATTGATGGATCTGGATCTACCAGCAAACACATCGATCATCGGCGTTCTGAGAGGACATCATCTGATTGCAGCGGAAAAAGACTTAACACTTCAAAAGGGAGATCACATTATACTCTGCACGCTTGGTGTTTTGCCTCCAGTCATGGAAGAAAAACTATTTGGGAAGGGAAGAAAACCAAAGCCTTTTGCGAAAGTTGTCGCCATAATCGAGGATAAATACGATCTCACCAGCGTGCTCTCCGAAGCGAGTTATCTCGCTCATTATACGGGATCAGAACTGGTCGTGGCATCAACGGATCAGAAGATTGCCCAGAAGGCAATCGATGGTCTCAAAGATTCTGGCACCGACTGCACGACAATAATTCTCGAGAAATCCAATGCGATCCAATCGTTCCTTCACGATTCAGCAATATCGAAAAGTGAGGCATGCCTTGCTATTCGGCCAAGTGATCTATTCTTTAGGGAACTGAAAAGGTTGCCAGATAATCGAATTTCTTCTTCTGGTGTTCGAGTGATACTTCTCTGCAAAGGTCTGTTTCCATACAGAAAGATTCTCACTTTATTCGACGGCTCAATGGAATCGGAAAAATGCCTTGATCTCTCTATCAGAGTGGCGATTAACCTTAATTCGGGATTGCACATCATTTTGCCATTTGACATGAGACATGAGATCGAGGACAAACTTCTGTATTTGAAGAGACTTGGAAGAATGTATGGCGTTGAAGTTAATGAAGAACCTGTCGAGGGAAATATCATGATCGAAATTGTCAGCAGGGTCAGATCGGGAGAATTTGATTTATTCGTATATGCGATTAATTCAAGGGCCATCAAGAAAGACATCCTGAATCGCATTTTCACCGAAGCGCCGATTAGCGTTATGATCGTGACGGGATAA
- a CDS encoding NAD+ synthase, with translation MRPKLAEDAELIIKDFIQQKVEESGGNGVVVGLSGGIDSAVVSKLCADAIGPEKVLNLFMPTKISPPSDKQDVIEFCKNFNMELKIVDISPAIEGFEKILSDLNKKELIGNIMARCRMIVLYHEANLRKRIVMGTSNKSELLIGYFTKFGDGGSDYCPIGDLYKTQVRELARRIGIPKNILEKTPTAGLWSGQTDEGEIGISYADLDQILLGFEMNLSNDEIAARTGLPINVIERVWRMHRSTVHKRKMPLIPKIGIRTLGLDWRE, from the coding sequence ATGCGACCGAAACTCGCTGAGGATGCTGAGCTGATCATAAAGGATTTCATCCAGCAAAAGGTTGAAGAAAGTGGTGGAAACGGTGTGGTCGTTGGATTGAGTGGTGGTATTGATTCAGCGGTCGTTTCGAAGTTGTGCGCCGATGCAATTGGTCCAGAAAAAGTTCTCAATCTCTTCATGCCTACCAAGATTTCACCGCCTTCGGACAAACAGGATGTGATTGAATTTTGCAAAAACTTCAATATGGAATTGAAGATTGTTGATATCTCACCCGCGATTGAAGGATTTGAAAAGATTCTTTCCGATCTAAACAAGAAAGAATTGATTGGTAATATCATGGCACGTTGCAGAATGATTGTTCTTTACCATGAAGCGAACCTCCGAAAGAGGATCGTCATGGGGACGAGCAACAAGAGCGAGCTTTTGATCGGCTATTTCACGAAATTCGGTGATGGTGGTTCTGATTACTGCCCGATCGGCGATCTTTACAAGACACAGGTGAGAGAGCTTGCAAGAAGGATAGGTATTCCAAAGAATATTCTTGAGAAAACACCAACTGCAGGATTGTGGTCTGGACAAACTGATGAAGGAGAGATTGGGATCTCTTACGCTGATCTCGATCAGATTTTGCTAGGCTTTGAAATGAACTTGTCGAACGATGAGATTGCTGCAAGGACCGGGCTGCCAATAAATGTAATTGAACGAGTCTGGAGAATGCATAGGTCGACTGTTCATAAGAGAAAGATGCCCTTGATTCCAAAGATTGGAATTAGGACTCTCGGACTCGATTGGCGTGAATAG
- a CDS encoding multidrug effflux MFS transporter, which translates to MKVNEQKVSKMHTGQRYLGDKGLIALVAVLSAFVPLSTDLYLPALPSMSDYFQVSSSLTNLSLSLFFIFFSIGMLLWGPLSDKYGRRPILLVGLAIYIASSVACGLAWDVYLLILFRILQAVGGSAGSAVATAIIKDVYSGRRRESVLALVQSMVVISPAVAPIIGAFMLSFTSWHGLFWILGLIGIASMVGSLLLEETIPSRYTGTVRQSVRQLGTLLKNRGFTSLLLTFSLGSTASLAFIAESSYIYEVEFGLSAQLYSFYFALNAMGLILGPLFYLILSRYFSRNSIIISCFAIMTLAGVLVSSFGNFGPLVFAFALLPASLMGSCVRPAGVFLMLEQQKENAGAASALINCFGLIFGSTGMILVSIGGDNPILTLGIINIAVGLVCIGAWLAICKANLAVEVSEMPLNAH; encoded by the coding sequence ATGAAAGTGAATGAGCAAAAGGTATCTAAAATGCACACTGGCCAGAGATACCTTGGCGACAAAGGGCTCATCGCTTTGGTGGCCGTACTGTCCGCATTCGTTCCTCTATCCACTGATCTTTACCTCCCTGCTCTGCCGAGCATGAGCGATTATTTCCAAGTCTCTTCCAGTCTCACCAACCTGAGCTTGTCCCTTTTTTTTATCTTTTTCAGTATTGGAATGCTCCTCTGGGGTCCATTAAGTGATAAGTATGGGCGGCGGCCTATCTTGCTTGTTGGTCTCGCAATTTACATTGCATCGAGTGTCGCGTGTGGATTAGCATGGGATGTTTATCTCCTCATCTTATTCCGTATCTTACAGGCAGTTGGCGGCAGTGCCGGCTCTGCGGTCGCAACTGCCATTATTAAAGATGTTTACAGCGGAAGAAGACGCGAGTCGGTGCTTGCCCTCGTCCAATCCATGGTTGTCATATCACCCGCAGTCGCTCCGATCATTGGAGCGTTCATGCTTTCATTTACCTCATGGCATGGTCTTTTTTGGATACTTGGCTTGATCGGTATTGCCTCAATGGTGGGTTCCCTACTGCTAGAGGAAACCATTCCTTCCCGGTACACGGGCACTGTGAGGCAGTCCGTTCGTCAGCTTGGCACCCTCCTCAAGAACCGAGGGTTTACCTCGCTTCTTCTAACATTCTCACTGGGAAGTACCGCATCGCTTGCATTCATTGCCGAGTCATCGTATATTTACGAGGTAGAGTTCGGACTCTCAGCACAGCTCTACAGCTTCTATTTTGCCCTTAATGCCATGGGTCTGATCTTAGGCCCCCTTTTCTATCTCATCCTTTCTCGATATTTCAGTCGCAATTCGATCATTATATCCTGTTTCGCCATCATGACCCTCGCTGGTGTATTGGTCTCTTCCTTTGGCAACTTTGGACCACTGGTTTTTGCCTTTGCGCTATTACCTGCATCTTTGATGGGAAGCTGTGTGCGACCAGCTGGTGTATTCCTTATGCTCGAACAGCAAAAAGAGAACGCAGGCGCAGCCTCCGCCCTGATTAACTGCTTTGGTCTAATATTCGGCAGCACCGGGATGATTCTCGTTTCCATCGGCGGAGACAATCCCATCCTTACCCTTGGGATAATAAACATCGCAGTTGGTCTGGTATGTATCGGAGCCTGGCTTGCAATTTGTAAGGCAAACCTTGCCGTTGAAGTCAGTGAGATGCCGCTCAATGCACACTAA
- a CDS encoding carbon-nitrogen hydrolase family protein: protein MKIVLAQVASCIADKAENIRRIKKVVGKVEADLVVFSEMFLTGYMCRDLFFKVAEGTEGESVRKIERIAEEHGCSILFGMPVLDDRVTSLVTNSAILVSPDGSVQRYDKLSLANFGPFEEKLYFCPGSAPRLFEFNHVKIGPIICYDIFFPEISKYYATLGAEVIICIAASPSTSKPYFERVIPARAIENTTYVVYVNQVGTQLNQVFFGGSQAANPRGDIIVRNKYYEEDITVVEVDPAEIRLARQMRPTLRNTFELSNILYSSLSE from the coding sequence ATGAAAATCGTATTGGCTCAAGTCGCTTCCTGTATAGCAGACAAAGCAGAAAACATTCGAAGAATTAAAAAGGTCGTCGGGAAAGTTGAAGCAGATCTCGTCGTGTTCTCAGAGATGTTTCTTACGGGGTATATGTGCAGGGATTTGTTTTTTAAAGTTGCTGAGGGAACGGAAGGAGAAAGCGTTAGAAAGATTGAAAGGATCGCGGAAGAGCATGGTTGTAGTATTCTATTTGGGATGCCCGTGCTGGACGACCGAGTTACATCGTTAGTCACAAACAGCGCAATTCTCGTCTCCCCAGATGGATCCGTGCAAAGGTATGATAAACTCTCCCTTGCGAATTTTGGGCCCTTTGAGGAGAAACTTTACTTTTGTCCCGGTAGCGCTCCGAGATTATTCGAGTTCAATCACGTGAAAATCGGACCGATCATCTGTTATGATATTTTCTTTCCAGAAATTTCAAAATATTACGCGACTCTCGGGGCCGAGGTCATTATTTGTATCGCAGCTTCCCCTTCTACCTCAAAACCTTACTTCGAACGAGTCATCCCAGCGAGGGCGATCGAGAATACGACATATGTTGTTTATGTCAATCAGGTGGGAACGCAACTGAACCAGGTATTTTTTGGAGGAAGCCAGGCAGCGAATCCTCGGGGCGACATAATCGTCAGAAACAAGTATTATGAAGAAGATATCACTGTTGTTGAAGTTGATCCCGCCGAAATTCGTCTCGCCAGGCAAATGCGTCCAACCTTACGCAATACGTTTGAATTGAGCAACATTCTCTATTCGTCTCTTTCAGAATAA
- a CDS encoding homoserine dehydrogenase has protein sequence MDIFIAGFGTVGQGVAEVIKERAAWFERRFGECVRIVGALDSSSLEFSSNGLDPEVLIRRKKMTGNVGTIKLKDESYHILRQFDYDVLVEVTPTNILTGEPGYSNILTAMESGKDVVTSNKGPLALKFSELIRTAEKNQVQLRFEATVGGATPVINLSRELLMGERISSIRGILNGTCNFILHRMREEGLPFAQALKEAQEIGIAERDPTYDVEGVDSACKAAILANAIFGLDKTYKDVKRRGISGITEDAIALAAEERKVIRLIAEISSKRLEVSPRLVPVGHPLSIGGTLNIIQLSTDLAGEITVVGRGAGKFETASAILSDLVALLKHKLTHGKSG, from the coding sequence ATGGACATTTTCATAGCTGGTTTTGGAACGGTGGGTCAGGGTGTGGCAGAAGTCATTAAGGAGAGAGCTGCTTGGTTTGAAAGAAGATTCGGCGAGTGCGTAAGAATCGTCGGCGCTCTCGATTCATCTTCTCTCGAGTTTTCAAGCAATGGCCTGGATCCAGAAGTCCTTATACGTAGGAAAAAGATGACAGGCAATGTCGGTACGATCAAGCTGAAAGATGAGTCTTATCACATTCTTCGTCAATTCGATTATGATGTATTAGTGGAAGTCACGCCAACGAACATTTTAACCGGGGAACCCGGCTATTCGAACATTCTCACAGCCATGGAATCAGGTAAGGATGTTGTCACTTCAAACAAGGGCCCGCTGGCACTCAAATTCTCAGAACTTATCAGAACTGCCGAAAAGAATCAGGTACAGCTGAGGTTTGAGGCGACAGTTGGTGGAGCGACGCCAGTGATCAATCTTTCGAGGGAGCTTTTAATGGGGGAGAGGATCAGTTCCATCCGGGGCATTCTCAACGGGACCTGTAATTTCATTCTGCACCGCATGAGGGAGGAAGGATTGCCGTTTGCTCAAGCGTTGAAAGAGGCGCAGGAAATCGGTATCGCTGAGAGAGATCCGACATACGATGTCGAAGGTGTTGACAGCGCCTGCAAAGCTGCGATCCTGGCGAATGCAATATTCGGCCTCGACAAAACATACAAGGATGTGAAGCGAAGGGGAATCAGCGGGATCACGGAGGATGCAATAGCCCTTGCTGCGGAAGAAAGGAAGGTCATCAGATTGATTGCAGAAATCTCCAGCAAGCGTCTGGAAGTTTCTCCGCGGTTAGTTCCTGTTGGACATCCTCTGAGTATAGGTGGCACATTGAATATCATCCAACTTTCAACCGACCTTGCGGGAGAGATTACGGTGGTTGGAAGGGGGGCGGGCAAGTTTGAAACGGCGAGCGCGATTCTCAGTGATCTAGTCGCGTTGCTAAAACACAAGTTGACTCACGGAAAGTCCGGTTGA
- a CDS encoding cation:proton antiporter has protein sequence MIEEYYSLVIIALIAFITPLLLTRTGIPVVVGEISFGLIVGVMLYICDTFFGARPLIFGPSVQFLATIGLIFLMFLSGLEIDFGQIESAGLKGFLIGTIIFELTLILALPLASLFIKMMNLNVEPFYMAIILSTTSVAVVLSVIREMKISRTSFGQRILVIALISDIGAMLLVTIYAIRIQVIQFADSLFGSISIIILFMIFLTFLLIYKIGSLAIWHHPDILKKFFKSDDPHEIGIRASLAIIFIFVAIAGIVKSEAMAILGAFLAGAVISLLFQEGALLTKKLYGIGYGFLIPIFFINLGATFDFDAILNVNALALLPSLLLIAIVAKIIPCIVLSKRSAMKGNLATGVLLTGGLTLMIAASEIGLRLGILDRMTYSMIILVAIILAVLSPTLFKYLFKKFGIGGEVR, from the coding sequence ATGATTGAGGAGTATTACTCACTAGTCATAATCGCTCTCATCGCGTTTATCACACCTCTTTTATTAACGCGAACAGGAATTCCTGTTGTCGTCGGAGAAATCTCTTTTGGGCTTATTGTCGGTGTCATGCTCTATATTTGTGATACTTTCTTTGGTGCTAGGCCTCTCATCTTTGGTCCTTCGGTTCAATTTCTTGCTACAATCGGTCTCATCTTCCTAATGTTTCTCTCAGGTCTCGAGATAGATTTTGGTCAGATCGAATCAGCAGGGTTGAAGGGATTTCTAATTGGTACAATTATCTTTGAACTTACTCTCATCTTAGCTCTTCCCTTAGCCTCCCTCTTCATCAAAATGATGAATTTGAACGTTGAACCTTTTTACATGGCCATTATCCTTTCGACAACATCGGTTGCTGTTGTACTGTCGGTTATCCGCGAAATGAAGATCTCTAGGACATCCTTTGGACAGCGAATTCTCGTTATAGCGCTGATTTCGGACATCGGCGCGATGCTTCTTGTGACGATCTATGCGATCAGGATACAGGTCATTCAATTCGCGGATTCCTTGTTTGGTTCTATATCAATAATCATACTGTTCATGATTTTTCTGACATTCTTATTGATTTACAAGATCGGTTCACTTGCGATCTGGCATCATCCAGACATACTCAAAAAATTCTTCAAATCTGATGATCCTCATGAGATTGGCATTCGAGCATCACTTGCAATTATCTTCATTTTCGTCGCAATTGCGGGGATCGTCAAATCAGAAGCAATGGCAATTCTCGGTGCATTTCTGGCCGGTGCGGTGATTTCCCTCCTGTTCCAGGAAGGTGCATTGCTGACGAAAAAATTATATGGGATTGGATACGGGTTTCTTATCCCGATCTTTTTCATCAATCTTGGTGCTACCTTTGATTTCGACGCAATTCTCAACGTTAATGCGCTTGCCCTGCTTCCATCTCTTCTTCTCATCGCGATCGTTGCGAAGATAATTCCATGTATTGTTCTCTCGAAGAGAAGCGCTATGAAGGGCAATCTTGCCACCGGAGTCCTTTTGACTGGCGGTTTGACGCTCATGATCGCCGCCTCTGAGATTGGACTGCGACTAGGGATTCTGGATCGTATGACTTACTCGATGATTATACTTGTGGCAATTATCCTCGCCGTTCTTTCCCCTACGCTTTTCAAATATCTTTTCAAGAAATTCGGAATTGGGGGTGAAGTGCGATGA